The Kiloniellales bacterium DNA window GCGTCGACCCCTTCCTGGATCCGGGCGCCGCCGGAGTCCTTGAAGGCGATCAGCGGAACGCCGACTTTCTTCGCCAGGCGCATGACCTCGACGATCTTCATCGCGTGCACCTTGCCGAGGGTGCCGGCCGCGACCGTGAAGTCCTGGCTGACCATTGCGACCAGGCGGCCGTCGACATAGCCGGTGCCAACGACCACGCCGTCGGCCGGCATGGCCTTCTCGACAGCGCCGAACTGCCGGGCCCCGTGCTCGGCGTGGGCGCCCGACTCCTGGAAGGTGTGGGGCTGGCAGAGCGCCTCGATCCGCTCGCGGGCGGTCATCAGCCCCTTGTCGCGGCGCGCCGCCAGCTTGTCGCCGCCGCCGCCGGCGCGGATCTTCGCGCGCCGCTCTCGCAGCTCTTCGACGAGTTTTCGGTCGAGGCTCATGGCGACCCTCCCGCGCCGGCGTGCCGCCGACCCTGCCGATGGCATCGGACCGTCTCCGGCGACTGTTGCTTGGGGAACGAGCGCGATCTCGTCGGGCCAGTCCCCTGCCTCCCGTCACTGCCCGCCATCAATAGGTCAGGGTCCGCCGTCGGGCGTTGATTTGAGTCAAGGAGGAATTGCCGGCATGCGGCAGAATTGCGATCTGTCGAAGTCCGGGAGAAGGGGCAGGGCGGGCTCATGCTGGAAAGCAAGATTGCTGACGTGATCGGCAAGCAGAAGCTCCTGCAGCTCGCCGCCGATACCAGCGTGGCCGAGGCGGCGAAGCGCATGGCCCAGCATCACGTCGGGGCCATGCTGGTCTGCGAAGGTCAGGTCATGCGCGGCATCTTCACCGAGCGCGACATGCTGGAACGGGTGGTCGCCGCCGACCTGTCGCCGGGCGCGACCCCCCTCAGGGACGTCATGACTCCGGACCCCGCCTCGATCGCCGCGGACGCGACCCTGCTTCAGGCCATCTTCGCCATGAAGGCGCATTTCACCCGCCACCTCCTGGTCAGGCGGGGCGAGGACCTGATCGGCATCGTCTCGGTGCGCGACCTGCTGCGCGCGGTGGTCGACTCCCGCATCGAGGAACGCCAGCGTTTCGATGACCTCTGGGACGGCTTCCCGGTCTGAGGACGGGGAGCCCAGCGGCACGCGGGGGACGCCGAAGCGTCCCCCGGGCCGGTCAGTGGGTCCGAGTGACCTTGCCCGCACCGACCGTGCGGCCGCCTTCGCGCAGGGCGAAGCGCATGCCCGCCTCGAAGGCGACGGGCTTCTCCAGCCGGAAGCGCAGGCTGCGGCGCTCGCCGGGCGAGACGACCTCCGACTGCTCCGCCGCCTCGAGAAGGGGCAGCTCGACGGCGCCGGTCACGGCCGTCAGGCCGAAGAAGAACTGCGGCATGTAGCCGGACCCGAAGGGGGTGCGGCGGCCGCCTTCCTCGGCCGCCAGGACGTAGATCTCGGCCTCGCCGGCAAGGCGCGGCGTGACCGAGCCCGGTGCCGCCAGGACCTGGCCGCGGACGACCTCGTCCCGGCTCAGGCCGCGAAGCAGAAGCCCCACGTTCTGGCCGGCCTCGGCCTGCGGCAGGTCGCGCCGAAAGGCCTGGATGCCGGTGACGACGACGCGTCGGGGCGCCCCGTCGTTCGCGGTCAGGCCGACGATCTCGACCGGCTCCTGCGGCCGCAACAGACCGCGCTCGACCCGCCCGGTGCAGACCGTGCCCCGACCGGAGATCGTCATCACGTCCTCCACCGGCATCAGGAAGGGCGCGTCGAGATCCCGCGCGGGATCCGGAATCCGGGCGTCGAGACAGTCGACCAGCTCGCGGATGCAGGCCGTGGCCGGATCGTCGAAACGGCCGGCCTCCGCCGCCTCCAGGGCCAGCAGAGCCGAGCCCCGG harbors:
- a CDS encoding CBS domain-containing protein; translated protein: MLESKIADVIGKQKLLQLAADTSVAEAAKRMAQHHVGAMLVCEGQVMRGIFTERDMLERVVAADLSPGATPLRDVMTPDPASIAADATLLQAIFAMKAHFTRHLLVRRGEDLIGIVSVRDLLRAVVDSRIEERQRFDDLWDGFPV
- a CDS encoding elongation factor Tu; this encodes MVKQHVNVGTIGHVDHGKTTLTSAITKIMAALHGGNPVDFDQLDKAPAERAGGVTINVAHVLYESARRSYAHVDCPGHADYIKNMVAGAAQMDGAILLVDGSRGPQEQTREHVLLARQLGLGHLVVFVNKVDVADPELLELVELEVVELLATFGYQDVPLVRGSALLALEAAEAGRFDDPATACIRELVDCLDARIPDPARDLDAPFLMPVEDVMTISGRGTVCTGRVERGLLRPQEPVEIVGLTANDGAPRRVVVTGIQAFRRDLPQAEAGQNVGLLLRGLSRDEVVRGQVLAAPGSVTPRLAGEAEIYVLAAEEGGRRTPFGSGYMPQFFFGLTAVTGAVELPLLEAAEQSEVVSPGERRSLRFRLEKPVAFEAGMRFALREGGRTVGAGKVTRTH